Below is a genomic region from Sneathia vaginalis.
AAGAAATTAGAAAAGCTTTCCCTAACCTACCTCTAATTGGTGGTAATATTGTAACAAAAGAAGCTGCAAAAGACTTAATAGATGCTGGTTGTGATGCTGTAAAAGTTGGTATAGGACCTGGATCAATTTGTACAACTCGTGTTGTTGCAGGTGTTGGTATGCCACAATTAAGTGCTGTTATGGAAGTTAGTGAATACTGTAATTCTAAAGGCATAGGAGTAATAGCTGATGGAGGTATAAAGTTATCTGGAGATATAGTTAAGGCTTTAGCTGCTGGTGCTGATTGTGTAATGCTTGGTGGCTTATTAGCTGGTACAAAAGAATCACCTGGTGAAGAAATCTTATACAACGGTAGAAGTTACAAGAGTTATGTTGGTATGGGATCTCTTATTGCAATGAAAAGAGGAAGTAAAGATAGATACTTCCAATTAGAAGCTGCAACAGATAAATTAGTCCCAGAAGGTATTGAATCTATGGTTCCAACTAAAGGTAGTATAAAGGATACAGTATTTCAATTATGTGGTGGACTACGTGCTGGTATGGGATACTGTGGTACAAAGACTATCGCTGAATTAAAAGTTAATGGTAAGTTTGTTAAAATTACTAATGCTGGACTTAAAGAATCACATCCTCACGATGTAATTATAACAAAGGAAGCACCTAATTATTCTGGAGCAAAATAATGCTAGATAGATATTTAAAATTAAAAGAATTAGTAGAAAAATATTCATATTACTATTATGAAAAAAGTGAAACACTAATCTCTGATGAAGAATTCGATAAGCTTTTAAAAGAACTTGAAGATATTGAAAAACTACATCCTGAGTACAAAAATCAAAAGTCACCCACTCAAGTTGTTGGTGGTTTTGTTAATACAAAATTTACTAAAGTTAGACATAATAAACCTATGCTAAGTCTTGCTAATACATATAGTATAGAAGATATTAAAGACTTCGATACTAGGGTTAGAAAAATATTAAATAGACCTGTTATCTATGTATTAGAGTTAAAATTGGATGGAATTAGTATAGATTTACAGTACAAAAAAGGAAAACTTGTACTAGCCTTAACTCGTGGAGATGGTATTTTTGGTGAAGATGTTACAGATAATGTTTATCAAATACAAAATATACCTAAAATTTTAAAAAAAGATATAGACATTGAAGTTAGAGGTGAAATAATCTTACCTATTTCTGAATTCAACAGAATCAATAGAGATAGAGAAGCTAATGGTGAACAAGTATTTTCTAATCCAAGAAATGCAGCTAGTGGTACTATACGTCAATTAGATTCAAGTATAGTTGCAAGTAGAAAACTTTCTTGCTTCCTATACTATGTAATAAATACACAAGATTTTAACATTACTACTCACCTTGAAAGTATCAATCTTTTAAAAGAACTAGGTTTTGAAACTGCCAATGTTTTTGAAACATATACTGATTTTTCAAGTATGAAAAAAGCTATAGACGAATGGGACATAAAAAGAAAAAAATTAGACTTTGAAACTGATGGACTTGTTCTAAAAGTTAATGACTTATCTACATATGATATGCTTGGTTATACTGCTAAAAGTCCTAAATGGGCAATAGCGTATAAGTTTAAACCAGATCAACTATATACCAAAATTTTATCAGTTGACTATCAAGTAGGTAGAACTGGTGTAATAACCCCAGTAGCTAATTTTAAGCCTATTAATCTTTCTGGATCTATTGTTAAAAGGGCCTCAATGCATAATTTTGATGAAGTAGAAAAAAAGGATATTAGAATTCATGACACTGTCTTGGTTGAAAAAGCTGCTGAAATAATACCACAAGTTGTTAATGTTGATTTTTCAAAAAGAACAGGTTTAGAAGAAAAGATTATAGAACCTAAATTTTGTCCCGCTTGTAATGAAAAACTATATAAATCTGATAAATTAGTTGCTATTAAATGTATTAACCCCTTCTGCCCTGAAAGAATTATGCGATCTATTGAATATTTCACTTCAAGAGACTGTATGAATATCAAGGGATTGGGTGAAAAAATAGTAAAAAAATTAATTGATATTGGTTTAATTACTAATATATTGGATATATACAACCTACATAATTTTAAAAATGAATTAATTACCTTTGATAAGATGGGACAAAAGAATGTAGATAATTTAATAGGTAATATTGAAAAATCTAAATCTAATTCTTTTAGTACTGTACTTTATTCTTTAGGTATACCCTATGTAGGTAAAACTACAAGTAACCTAATTTGTGATAATATTACAGATATTGATAAACTAATTAATGCTAGCTTTGATGACTTAGTTAGTATAAAGGGTATAGGTGATAAGGTTGCAACTTCTATCATCGAATACTTTAAAGAAAAAAATAATATACGCCTTATTAAAGGCTTGCAAGAAATAGGCTTTGTACTTGAAACAAAACAAAAAGAAAAAAAATACAATAAATACATTAGTGGAAAAACATTTCTTGCAACTGGTACACTTAAAGAATTTACAAGAGATGAAATAAAGGATATAATCATAACTAACGGTGGTAAATACTTATCTAGTGTATCAAAAAATTTAAATTACTTAATTGTTGGTGATAAAGCTGGTTCTAAGTTAGAAAAAGCAAAGAAATTAAATATTGCCATACTAACAGAACAAGACTTATTAGATATGATAAAATAAAACAAAATAAAAGGAGACACTTATGGCAAACACAATTATACCTAAAGGATATAAATCAAAACATACTATACTTGAAACAGAAATATTAATTAAATTAATTAAAGACTTCTTTCAAGTAGAACTTGCAAAAGAATTAAAATTAACAAGACTTTCTGCACCACTTTTCGTTAGAAAAGAATCTGGATTCAATGACACTTTAAATGGTGTTGAAAGACCAGTTAGCTTTGATATGTTAGAAGAACCAGGAAGACAAATAGAAATAGTTCACTCTCTTGCAAAATGGAAGAGATTTGCATTAAAAAGATATGGTGTACAAACTGGTTATGGAATTTATACAGATATGAATGCTATTAGACGTGATGAAGAATTAGATAATCTACACTCTATTTACGTTGACCAATGGGACTGGGAAGCAATAATAACTAAAGAAGATAGAAATATTGACTTCTTAAAAACTATGGTTAAAAAAATATACAGTGTATTTTTAAGAACTGAAGATATGTTATCTAAAAAAATACCTGATTACAAAAAATTCTTAAGTAAGGATATCTTCTTCTTAACTTCACAAGAATTATTAGATATGTATCCTAATCTTAGTCCAAAAGAAAGAGAAAAAGAAATAGCTAAAAAATATGGTGCTGTTTTCATTATGAAAATAGGAGATCTTTTATCTAATGGACAAAAACATGACGGACGTGCTCCTGACTATGATGACTGGAAATTAAATGGAGATATTATTGTATATAACGAAGTTTTAGATATACCATATGAATTATCTTCTATGGGTATTAGAGTTGATAAAAAAGCTTTATTAGAACAATTAGAAAAAGCTAATGTAAAAGAACAATCAAACTTCCATAAAATGCTATTAAATGACGAATTACCATTAACTATAGGTGGTGGAATAGGTCAATCAAGAATTTGTATGTTATTCTTAAAAACTGCCCATATAGGTGAAGTTCAAGCATCTCTTTGGACAAAAGATATTGAAGAAGCTTGTGAAAAAGCAGGTATCAATCTATTATGATAGGAAAATTAATTGTTATAGAAGGTACTGATGGTAGTGGTAAACAAACACAATCTAATCTTTTGTATGAGAATTTATCAAATTTAGGGTATAAGGTTAAAAAAATTACTTTCCCTAATTATGAAAGTAATGCTTGTTATCCTGTTAAAATGTACTTAAATGGTGAATTTGGTAATAACGATGATGTAAATGTTTTTGCATCATCTACCTTCTATGCTGTTGATAGATATGCTTCATTTAAGACTACATGGGAAAAGCTATATAACGAAGGGTATATAATAATAGCAGATAGATATACTATTTCTAATATTATACACCAAGGTAATCGTATAACAGATGAAAAAGAATTTATGGAATACAATAAGTGGATAATAGATCTTGAATGGAATAAATTTAACCTTCCTACTCCAGACTTAATAATTCTATTGGATATGCCTTATACATATTCAAATCTTCTTATAAAAAATAGAAAAAATAAGATAAATGGAAGTATGAAAAAAGATATATTAGAAGCTGATGAAAAACAAAAAAAGCGTGCATATGATGTTACAAAAAAAATTGCTAAAATGTACGATATGAAAATCATTAATTGTACAATAAATGATAGTATAAAAGATATAGAAGATATTCAAAATGAAATACTAAAATTTGTAAAGGAGATTATTAAATGATACAAATTTTAAAAGGTATGAAAGATATACACTATGATAATATGGATAAGTTTTCTTTTGTAACTAAGACAGCTGATGAAGTATTTACAAGATATGGTTACTCAAGAATAATTACACCCATATTAGAAGAACTAGACCTATTTAAAAGATCTGTAGGTGATGAAACAGATGTAGTTTCTAAAGAAATGTATGTATTCAAAGATAAAGGTGATAGAAATGTTGCACTAAGACCTGAGGGTACTGCTGGTGCTGTAAGAGCATTTTTAGAAGCTAAATTATACAACATACAACCAGTTACAAAATGGTACTATTACGGAAGTATGTACAGATATGAAGCTCCTCAAAAAGGAAGATATAGAGAATTTAATCAAACTGGTGTTGAATGCTTTGGAATTAGAAATCCCCTACTTGATGCAAGCCTAATATCTATGGCTTTAGAATTTTTAGATAAGCTAGGTATTAAAAATTTAACTCTTGAAATTAATAGTTTAGGGAATAAGGAATCTAGAGTTAAATATATTAAAGCTCTACAAGAATACTTAATTAAAAACTATGATAAATTATCAGAAATATCTAAAGTTAGATGCTATAAAAATCCATTAAGAGTTTTAGATTCTAAAGATGATGATGAAATTGTTAGTAATGCACCTAGCTTATACGACTACTTTGATGATGAAAGTACCAAGTACTTTAAAGATGTTTTACACTACCTAGATAAATTTAATATTAAATATGTGGTTAATAACAAGCTTGTACGTGGTTTGGACTATTATAGCGATACTGTATTTGAAATTAAATCAAACGCATTAGGTTCTCAATCAACTGTATTAGGTGGTGGTAGATATGACAAGCTAATTGAAAACTTAGCGAATAAGTCTATACCTGCTATTGGTTTTGCTGCTGGTATAGAAAGAATCTTACTATTACTAGATGAAACCCTACTACCTAAAAAGAAAGAAAAAATCTTTATAGCCTACTTTGAAGAAACTAAAGATTACTTGTTTGATGTCTTAAATGAATTAAAAGACTGTGATGCAGAAATTAATTATGAATATACTATTAAAAACTTTAGTTCTCAAATGAAAAAGGCTAATAAGTTAAATGCTTCTCGTGTTTTAATACTAGGTGAAGATGAATACAAGAATAATAGTGTATCAATTAAGGACTTTGAAACTGGTTTACAAAAGACTGTAAAATTAAATGAATTGAAAGGAGAACTATAATATGTATAGAACAAATAAGCTAAATGAATTAAGAATAGCTGATTGTGGTAAAACTGTTACTCTTTCAGGTTGGGTATCTACTATACGTAATCTTGGATCATTTGCATTTATTGATTTACGTGATAGATATGGAATTACACAAATTTTAGTTAAAGATGACCTTACCGACTTAGTTAAAGATATTAAAAATGAATATGTCTTAAAAGTAACTGGTTTAGTACAAGAAAGATCTTCTAAAAATCCTAAATTAGATACTGGAGATATTGAAGTATTAGCTAATAGTATAGAAATTTTAAGTAAGTCTAAGGCCTTACCGTTTGAAATTAATGATGAAGAAGTTGCAAATGAAAGTTTAAGACTAAAATACAGATATCTTGATTTAAGAAAACCTAGAATGTTAAATAATATTATTAAAAGAAATACTATGCTATTCTCAATGAGAGAATTTCTAAACCAAAATGGCTTTCTAGATATTGACACACCAGTACTAGCTAAAGCTACACCAGAAGGTGCTCGTGACTTTATAGTCCCTAGTAGAATTCAAAAAGGAAGTTTTTATGCTCTTCCTCAATCACCTCAATTATTCAAACAAACTCTTATGATTGCTGGTCTTGATAAATACTATCAACTAGCTAAATGTTTTAGAGATGAAGACTTAAGAGCTGATAGACAACCTGAATTTACACAATTGGATATAGAAATGTCATTTGTTGAACAAGAAGATATAATAAATATGGCTGAAAAATTAGCTAAAAAAGTATTTCATGATGTAACTGGTAAGACTATTGACTATACTTTCCCTCGTATAGAATACAATGATGCTATGGAATTTTATGGATCAGACAAACCAGATACAAGATTTGAAATGAAGTTAATAGATATTAAAGACTGTGTTCAAAACAAAGGATTTAGTATCTTTGATAATGCTGAATATATAAAGGCTATTGTAGTTAATAAGCTACTATCTAGAAAAAATGTTAAAGACTATGAAGACTTTGTTAAGACATATTATCACGCAAAGGGTCTAGCCTTCGTTAAAAAAGAAAATAATGAATTAAGTTCACCAATATTAAAATTCTTTGAAAAAGAAACAATTGATAAGTTAGAATCTGTACTTCATTTAGAAAATAATGAAACAGCTCTAATAATCTCAGACACAAAAGAAATAGTTTTATCTAGTCTTGGTGCTCTACGTCTTAAGATTGCTGATGAACTTAACTTAATTGATAAAGATAAATTTAACTTCTTATGGGTTGTTGACTTCCCTATGTTTGAATATAGCGAAGAAGAACAAAGATATAAGGCATGTCACCATCCATTTACTATGTTGAAAAAGGAAGATATTCCTCTATTAGAAAAGAATGACTTAAAATATATTAAGTCTGACACTTATGACATAGTACTTAATGGATATGAAATTGGTGGTGGAGGTATTAGAATACATGATTCTAATCTTCAATCATTAGTATTCGATAGATTACTAATTGATAAAGAACAACAAGTAGATAAATTTGGTTTCCTACTTGAAGCACTAAAATACGGAGTTCCACCTCATGGGGGACTAGCATTCGGTATTGATCGTTGGTTGATGGTTATGCTAAATCAAAATTCTATTAAAGAAGTTATACCATTCCCTAAGACAAATAAAGGACAAGATCTATTAACTGATGCTCCTAGTGATGTTGACGAAAAGCAATTAGAAAAGGACTTACAGTTAAAAAAATTATAGACAATATTATGTTTAACTGATATAATAAATTATAAAACTAGAGTTTAGAGTACTAACAAATTTTTGGGCTTTACTCAAATTTACTGGGGGTGTCCCTAGATTACGTGCCTCAGGTTAATCACGAATGACTTAGAGCTTAAACGGATTCTGTACACGTTTTCTAAATACCTGCCACTTGTCTTTTCGTAAAAGGCATCCAAAAATTTGGTACTAACTCTAGTTTTTATTATGAGGTGATTTATGGGTATTATTAAAATTCTTGATGAAAATGTTTCTAACATTATTGCCGCAGGTGAAGTTGTTGAAAATCCTGCATCTATGCTAAAAGAACTCTATGAAAACAGTGTCGATGCTAAAAGTTCTAGTATAGAAATCAGTATGAAAAGTGATTTAAGCTATTTTAAAATTGTTGATGATGGTATAGGTATGAAAAAAGAAGACGTATACCTATGTATACAACGTCATGCAACATCTAAATTACAAAAAAAAGAGGATATATTTAATCTTAAAACATTTGGTTTTAGGGGTGAAGCACTTGCCTCTATTTCTAGTGTTTCAAAATTATGTATATCAAGTAAAACAGATACTGATAAACTAGGTACGAAAATAACGGTATATGGTGGGAATATAATAAACGATACAAGTGTTGCAATGAAGACTGGTTGTATTATTGAAATACGTGATCTATTCTACAATACACCAGCTAGAAAAAAATTTTTAAGAAAAGAAAAAACTGAAATAAGTGCAATAAAAGATATATTAGTTAAATTGGCTCTGTCTAATCCAATAATTAAAACTAAATTAATAATAGATTCTAAAGTAATATTCTCAACTTCAGGAACTAACATGGATAATACCATAATAGAACTACTAGGTAAAAATATATTTAAGAATTTAAAAAAGTTTAAGTATGGCTATCTTGGTAATCAAGAAATTTACCGTGGCACTAAAAACTATATCTACACCTACATAAACAATAGATACTGTAAATCTAACATAATTGAACGTGCAGTAATTGATGGATACTATACCAAATTAATGAAACATAAATACCCTTTTGCACTCATTCTATATGACATAGACCCTACGCAAATTGATGTGAATGTACATCCCTCAAAAAAGATTATTAAATTTTCAGATGATAAGATTGTATACAAGCAAATTAGAACTAGTATAGAAGAATTTTTCTATGAAGATGATAGAAAAACCTATACTCCTGTCATACATGAACAAAAAGAAGTTTCAATAAATGAAAATGTTAGTACAACACAACAAGAATTATTCACATATGATGCTCATGATGATGTCGTAGAAAAAAATAACTATGATATATTAGCCCAAGTATTTGATACGTATATTATAGTAAAAAACAAGGATAGCCTTGATTTTTACGATCAACATGCCATGCATGAAAGAATAACTTATGAAGCACTTAAGGACAAATACTACAATCAACAAATGGCAAAAAAACAGCTACTAATACCTGAGGTAATAGAACTATCTCTTACAGAAAAAAATGTATTACTTGCTAATATTAAAATATTTGAAGATTTTAAATTTGAACTTGATGAAATAAGTGAAACTGAAATAATTATACGTGCTGTTCCAGATTTTGAACTTAGAAACTCAAATGAAAGAATTATTAAAGGCATAATAGAATGCCTAATGGAGAATAAAACTGTTACAGATATTAGAGAAAAAGTAATAATCTCTATGGCTTGTAGAACTTCTATTATGGCTGGTCAAAAATTAAGCTATAATCAAATGACTGAATTAGTTAATAAGCTGCATGAAATAAATAAGTTTAACTGTCCTCATGGTAGACCCGTAATCTCTACAGTAACGAAAAATCAATTAGACAAATTATCTAAAAGAAAAATTTAGTTTTTACTTGTAATTTTTTTTAAAATATGTATAATAAGGTAGGATATTATATGCTAAAAATTAATATAATCACAGTTGGAAAAGTAAAAGAACAGTATATTAACGACGGAATAAAGGAATTTTCTAAACGTCTTTCTAAGTATGTTAGCTTAAAAATTGTAGAATTGGCTGAAGAGGCTGACAATGCCACTTCTGTCGATATAGAATCTAATAGAATATTAGCTTATCTTGAAAAAACTAAAGGTTATACTATACTTCTTGATTTAAAAGGAAAAGAACTTGATTCTGTAGAATTATCTAATAAAATATCTAAACTTACTATTAATTACAGTGAAATATCCTTTTTAATAGGAGGATCTAAAGGAATAAATAATATGGTACGAGAAAAATGTGATTATTCACTTTGTTTTTCTAAGTTTACCTTCCCCCATCAACTATTTAGATTAATACTATTAGAACAAATATACAGATCTATCTGTATAATAAATAATATAAAATATCATAAATAATGGAGGTTGAATATGTACTCATACGATGATGAGTTTACTTACACTATTGACGGAGAATTAGAATATTTTACATGTATTGGAAATGTTAAAATAAAGGATAACGAATATATTATTGGTGAAAATGACTATGGTCAAAAAAGGGCGTTTAAAGTTGACGAGGATGAAGAAGAACTTTACTTACTAGATGATGATGAAGAAGAATATGTTTTTGAATGTTTTCAAAGACAATCATTAGATGAAGATCCTGATTTTGGTGATTTAGATGATGATTATGAATATGAATCAAAATACATAGAAGGTCATAATGATGATGACGATAATGAATTTGATGATTTTGTTGATGACAATGAAAAAAGTAATTATCCTGTATTTGATTATGATGACAATGATGATAAAGATATTTATGATAGTGATATAGATGATGATAGCTTCATAAATGATTTACTTGAAGATGAAGAAGAAGAATAGAAGAAAATGATTAATATAGATATCTGTAGTGTATTTAATTACTATGATAGCAATACTGAGAATATTGATTCATTAAATCTTGAATTTATTAGGTTAAATAAAGAAACTCTTTATTGTGAAAATGAAAAACTCTATTTAATTTTAGAAGAAAATAAGATTACAATAAAAAAAGACGATAAGCTTAGCTATACTAAGGTATTTGACCTTGATAACTATACTACCGCCTTTTTAAAACTTGATAATATGGTTATGAATACTAAAATAAAAACCATATTCTTAAGAAATACTAATAACCATATTAATATTAATGCTAAAGAATATTCAATAAATGATGAGTTCTTATCTGAAATTAATATTAATATATATTTTAAAGGAGAAAATTAAAATGGCTGAACAAACAACTAGCTATATCATGGGTGAAAAACTTAAAAAAGTTCAACAACTACGTGATATGGATATAGAACCTTATGGTAGATTTTTTGATAAAAAAGATATGATAAAAGATATTTGGAACAACAAAGATGATAGCGAACGTATATTTATTACCGCTGGACGTATAGTTTCATACAGAAGAATAGGTAAAAATGGATTTGCTCACTTAAAAGATCCATCAGGTAAGATACAAATATATGTAAATAAAGGTGAAGTTGGCGAACAAGAATATGAAATATTCAAAAATATTGGTGTTGGTGATTTTATCGGTATAGAAGGTAGACTATTCTACACTCAAACTGGTGAATTAACACTAAGAGCTATAAAATACACTGTTTTATCTAAGAATATTCGTCCATTACCTGATAAGGTTCATGGTTTAACTGATGTTGAATTAAGATATAGACAAAGATATGTTGATCTTGTCATGAATGATGAAGTAATGGATACAATGAAAAAAAGATTTAAGATTATTAGCTACATCAGAAGATATTTGGAAAATAAGGGATTTTACGAAGTTGAAACACCTATGCTACATCCAGTTGCAAGTGGGGCTAACGCTAAACCTTTCGTAACTTTCCACAATGCACTAGATCAAGAAATGTACTTAAGAATAGCACCTGAACTATACTTAAAAAGACTATTAGTTGGTGGATTTGAAAAGGTATTTGAAATTAACCGTTCATTTAGAAATGAAGGTATTTCAATTAAACATAATCCAGAATTTACAATGATGGAACTTTATCAAGCTTTTGCTGATTTTAATACCATGATGGATATAGCTGAAGATCTAATATCTTCTCTTGCTTTCACATTATACGGTAAGTATGAATTAGAATATGAAGGTAAGATGATAAATCTTGCTAAACCATGGAGAAGAGTCACTATGGCTGATATAGTAAAGGAAAAGACAGGATTTGATATACATAAGGTTACATCTGATGAAGAAGCTATTAACTTTGCTAAAAGCATAGATATACCTTTAGATCCTAAGGTTAAATACACTAAATATGGTATCTTAAACTTACTATTTGAAGAAAAGGTAGAATCTACATTAATTAATCCTACTTTTGTTACAACTTATCCAAAAGAAATTTCACCTTTATCTAAAAATTCATATAAGAGTGAAGACTGGGTAGATAGATTTGAATTATTCATAACTGGTAGAGAATATGGTAATGCATATTCAGAACTAAATGACCCTATGGAACAAAAAGCTAGATTTGAAGACCAAGTTAAGAAAAAACAAGAAGGTGACGATGAAGCTTGCGATATGGACCTAGACTATATCAGAGCCCTAGAATATGGAATGCCACCTGCTGGAGGTCTTGGAATAGGTATTGATAGATTAACAATGCTATTAACAAATTCTGCCTCAATTAGAGATGTAATCCTATTCCCAACATTAAAGAAAGAAAAGAATATAGATTAAAAAATGCCAGACACATCTGGCATTTTAATTTTGACCTAATCTTTTCATGACTTTTTCAAGTTGTTTTTCTAATCTATTAGTCTTTTCAGTTTGTTCTTTTAATCTATTTTCAAGATCACTAATTCTCTTATCCTTACTATTTACACTACCAAGCATTACTCCAGCTCCAATACCAAAGGCAAGATTACCCTTACTATTAACTGATCCACTTAGTTTGTAGATAAAGTTTTGATTATCATTTGTTCCACTAAATCCAACAGCTACTGCATGAGAACCACCATAATATCCATATGATGCTGCTAAATTAAACTTCTTATCTCCCATTACTTGTGGTAGATTAGCCATAGCCACTGCATTTGATACTCCACCTAAAGCAAGGTCTGATTTCTTATCTACTTCTTTAACATCTTTTTGTAGTTGTTGTATATCACTAGTATTCTTTTCTACTTTTGTTCTAACAGCCTTTAATTGACTTACATTTACTGCATCTTTAGCTTTGACACCATTAGCTACATTTGTTATGACTTTTTCACCATCTTTAACACGTAATATTACATTCTTTTTTTCATCACTTTTTAACTTAGAATATTCTTCTTCAGATAAAACTTTTTCATCTAAAACATATTCAAATGTATTTGAACCTCCAACATTTTCATTTACTTTAAAGGTTGCTATATGTTCTTTTGGTGTTTTAGTTTCTGTTGGTGTAGGTGCAATTTGTGGTGTTACAGCAGGTTTACTAGTATTAGGTTGTGTTGTTTGAGATTGTTTACTAGTTTTATCATCATCTACTGATATATCAATAC
It encodes:
- the lysS gene encoding lysine--tRNA ligase, which produces MAEQTTSYIMGEKLKKVQQLRDMDIEPYGRFFDKKDMIKDIWNNKDDSERIFITAGRIVSYRRIGKNGFAHLKDPSGKIQIYVNKGEVGEQEYEIFKNIGVGDFIGIEGRLFYTQTGELTLRAIKYTVLSKNIRPLPDKVHGLTDVELRYRQRYVDLVMNDEVMDTMKKRFKIISYIRRYLENKGFYEVETPMLHPVASGANAKPFVTFHNALDQEMYLRIAPELYLKRLLVGGFEKVFEINRSFRNEGISIKHNPEFTMMELYQAFADFNTMMDIAEDLISSLAFTLYGKYELEYEGKMINLAKPWRRVTMADIVKEKTGFDIHKVTSDEEAINFAKSIDIPLDPKVKYTKYGILNLLFEEKVESTLINPTFVTTYPKEISPLSKNSYKSEDWVDRFELFITGREYGNAYSELNDPMEQKARFEDQVKKKQEGDDEACDMDLDYIRALEYGMPPAGGLGIGIDRLTMLLTNSASIRDVILFPTLKKEKNID
- a CDS encoding 23S rRNA (pseudouridine(1915)-N(3))-methyltransferase RlmH, producing the protein MLKINIITVGKVKEQYINDGIKEFSKRLSKYVSLKIVELAEEADNATSVDIESNRILAYLEKTKGYTILLDLKGKELDSVELSNKISKLTINYSEISFLIGGSKGINNMVREKCDYSLCFSKFTFPHQLFRLILLEQIYRSICIINNIKYHK